Proteins encoded together in one Sceloporus undulatus isolate JIND9_A2432 ecotype Alabama chromosome 4, SceUnd_v1.1, whole genome shotgun sequence window:
- the IQANK1 gene encoding IQ motif and ankyrin repeat domain-containing protein 1 isoform X1, giving the protein MGAAVPAPRPRPSLPRRMRGVPGGRGGRGVARRRRGGAGLAAAAAERQKKRRRMKGGRGSAKKGAKARPRPPSAEPAPPKAPGGAGPGPGPGPPELSCEARAAITLQCGFRRVLACRERRRRLKERQEYNDLMERLQREAFVALVKHEQAEAEQERKKEEEEKRRQREEQQRRKRMLEAAFEGDVEEMVAVLKERSLLFLLPPSCLPKVAELDTRNGVGSDEAGKVLRLRHRLGMVDCTDANGNTPLSEAAGGGHPEAIRMLIENGANPNSRGAFNRTPLYRAAFGGHLAAVELLLQHGADPRLYADDGNTPEQVASLESLVAVLSSWDIGLTDSMLQKMEAERQRRAQQDQQQKEAETRRMTEEVEALAKEHERCSKELQQAYSELNRRITEHDKCQRKQMDNAEITLHAIADAEALVERLRGVAEAAEEKLSLARLKLREQMQDGAVAELPGLKCSVQELDDVLLKDVGGIIEADGRWPLVIDPSGQAAIFLRYRDTNYLNTVNPSDMTVETIRLALLGSLRPLTETFFLLAAWTHLPRYGKPVVFDMMEVNMFDTVKRQLERLEPGLGDVVLSRRILEDERYLSLRRPTDRPEYEETEFQAARTKRFRLFLVTKRHHPPEELLQRFLPVQVILSRSSRKRRSFRRAPLLPLSPLHP; this is encoded by the exons ATGGGCGCTGCAGTCCCCGCTCCGAGGCCCCGCCCCTCTCTCCCTCGGCGCATGCGCGGGGTCCCCGGTGGGCGGGGCGGACGCGGGGTTGCCAGGCGACGGCGTGGAGGGGCGgggctggcggcggcggcggcggagagacagaagaagaggaggaggatgaagggcgGCAGGGGCTCCGCCAAGAAGGGCGCCAAGGCCAGGCCCAGGCCGCCCTCCGCCGAGCCAG CTCCGCCGAAGGCACCAGGAGGAGCCGGCCCCGGCCCCGGCCCCGGCCCCCCAG AGCTCAGTTGCGAGGCCCGGGCAGCCATCACCCTGCAGTGTGGCTTCCGCCGCGTCTTGGCGTGCCGGGAGAGAAGGCGGCGGCTGAAGGAGCGCCAGGAGTACAACGACTTAATGGAGCGCCTGCAGAGAGAG GCCTTTGTGGCTCTGGTGAAGCACGAACAGGCGGAGGCTgagcaggagaggaagaaagaggaggaggagaagcggaGGCAGCGAGAGGAGCAGCAGAGACGGAAGCGGATGCTGGAGGCCGCCTTTGAGGGGGACGTGGAAGAGATGGTGGCCGTCCTGAAAGAG CgcagccttctcttcctcctccctccatcttGCCTTCCTAAGGTGGCTGAGCTGGATACGCGGAATGGTGTGGGATCTGACGAGGCAGGGAAGGTGCTTCGGCTCCGACACCGCCTTGGCATGGTGGACTGCACCGATGCCAACGGCAACACCCCGCTCTCCGAGGCCGCTGGGGGTGGTCACCCCGAAGCTATCCGGATGCTGATTGAGAATGGGGCTAATCCAAACAGCCGG GGTGCCTTTAACCGGACCCCTCTCTACCGGGCCGCATTTGGGGGCCACCTGGCAGCCGTGGAACTCCTCCTCCAGCATGGTGCTGACCCCCGGCTTTACGCTGATGATGGCAACACCCCCGAGCAG GTGGCTTCTTTGGAGAGCTTGGTGGCCGTCCTGAGCTCCTGGGACATTGGCCTGACAGATTCCATGCTCCAGAAGATGGAGGCTGAGCGGCAGCGGAGGGCCCAGCAGGACCAACAGCAGAAGGAGGCCGAGACGCGCCG GATGACGGAGGAGGTGGAGGCTTTGGCCAAGGAGCACGAACGATGCAGCAAGGAG CTGCAGCAGGCCTACAGTGAACTTAATCGGCGCATCACTGAGCATGACAAGTGCCAGCGGAAGCAGATGGACAATGCAGAGATCACCCTCCAC GCGATTGCTGATGCGGAGGCGCTGGTGGAGCGACTGCGCGGAGTGGCAGAGGCGGCCGAGGAGAAGCTCTCTTTGGCCCGGCTGAAGCTGCGGGAACAGATGCAGGATG GCGCTGTGGCCGAGTTGCCCGGCCTGAAATGCTCGGTGCAGGAGCTGGACGACGTTCTCTTGAAAGACGTGGGTGGAATCATTGAGGCGGATGGCCG gTGGCCACTGGTCATAGACCCGTCTGGCCAGGCAGCCATTTTTCTGCGGTATCGCGACACCAATTACCTGAACACTGTGAATCCCAGTGACATGACAGTGGAGACCATCCGCCTGGCCCTGTTGGGCTCCCTCCG tccACTTACAGAAACATTCTTTCTACTTGCCGCTTGGACCCACCTCCCCAGGTATGGAAAGCCCGTTGTCTTTGACATGATGGAGGTGAACATGTTTGACACAGTGAAGAGGCAGCTGGAGCGCCTGGAGCCGGGGCTGGGCGACGTGGTCCTGAGCCGGAGGATCCTGGAGGATGAACG gTACCTCTCCCTGCGGAGGCCGACAGACAGACCAGAATATGAGGAGACGGAGTTCCAGGCGGCCCGGACAAAGCGGTTCCGGCTCTTCCTGGTCACCAAGCGGCATCATCCACCGGAGGAGCTGCTCCAGCGCTTCCTCCCCGTCCAGGTCATCCTTTCTCGCAGCAGCCG CAAGCGGAGAAGCTTCCGAAGAGCCCCTTTGCTACCGCTGTCCCCCCTGCACCCCTGA
- the IQANK1 gene encoding IQ motif and ankyrin repeat domain-containing protein 1 isoform X3 codes for MGAAVPAPRPRPSLPRRMRGVPGGRGGRGVARRRRGGAGLAAAAAERQKKRRRMKGGRGSAKKGAKARPRPPSAEPAPPKAPGGAGPGPGPGPPELSCEARAAITLQCGFRRVLACRERRRRLKERQEYNDLMERLQREAFVALVKHEQAEAEQERKKEEEEKRRQREEQQRRKRMLEAAFEGDVEEMVAVLKERSLLFLLPPSCLPKVAELDTRNGVGSDEAGKVLRLRHRLGMVDCTDANGNTPLSEAAGGGHPEAIRMLIENGANPNSRGAFNRTPLYRAAFGGHLAAVELLLQHGADPRLYADDGNTPEQVASLESLVAVLSSWDIGLTDSMLQKMEAERQRRAQQDQQQKEAETRRMTEEVEALAKEHERCSKELQQAYSELNRRITEHDKCQRKQMDNAEITLHAIADAEALVERLRGVAEAAEEKLSLARLKLREQMQDGAVAELPGLKCSVQELDDVLLKDVGGIIEADGRWPLVIDPSGQAAIFLRYRDTNYLNTVNPSDMTVETIRLALLGSLRYGKPVVFDMMEVNMFDTVKRQLERLEPGLGDVVLSRRILEDERYLSLRRPTDRPEYEETEFQAARTKRFRLFLVTKRHHPPEELLQRFLPVQVILSRSSRKRRSFRRAPLLPLSPLHP; via the exons ATGGGCGCTGCAGTCCCCGCTCCGAGGCCCCGCCCCTCTCTCCCTCGGCGCATGCGCGGGGTCCCCGGTGGGCGGGGCGGACGCGGGGTTGCCAGGCGACGGCGTGGAGGGGCGgggctggcggcggcggcggcggagagacagaagaagaggaggaggatgaagggcgGCAGGGGCTCCGCCAAGAAGGGCGCCAAGGCCAGGCCCAGGCCGCCCTCCGCCGAGCCAG CTCCGCCGAAGGCACCAGGAGGAGCCGGCCCCGGCCCCGGCCCCGGCCCCCCAG AGCTCAGTTGCGAGGCCCGGGCAGCCATCACCCTGCAGTGTGGCTTCCGCCGCGTCTTGGCGTGCCGGGAGAGAAGGCGGCGGCTGAAGGAGCGCCAGGAGTACAACGACTTAATGGAGCGCCTGCAGAGAGAG GCCTTTGTGGCTCTGGTGAAGCACGAACAGGCGGAGGCTgagcaggagaggaagaaagaggaggaggagaagcggaGGCAGCGAGAGGAGCAGCAGAGACGGAAGCGGATGCTGGAGGCCGCCTTTGAGGGGGACGTGGAAGAGATGGTGGCCGTCCTGAAAGAG CgcagccttctcttcctcctccctccatcttGCCTTCCTAAGGTGGCTGAGCTGGATACGCGGAATGGTGTGGGATCTGACGAGGCAGGGAAGGTGCTTCGGCTCCGACACCGCCTTGGCATGGTGGACTGCACCGATGCCAACGGCAACACCCCGCTCTCCGAGGCCGCTGGGGGTGGTCACCCCGAAGCTATCCGGATGCTGATTGAGAATGGGGCTAATCCAAACAGCCGG GGTGCCTTTAACCGGACCCCTCTCTACCGGGCCGCATTTGGGGGCCACCTGGCAGCCGTGGAACTCCTCCTCCAGCATGGTGCTGACCCCCGGCTTTACGCTGATGATGGCAACACCCCCGAGCAG GTGGCTTCTTTGGAGAGCTTGGTGGCCGTCCTGAGCTCCTGGGACATTGGCCTGACAGATTCCATGCTCCAGAAGATGGAGGCTGAGCGGCAGCGGAGGGCCCAGCAGGACCAACAGCAGAAGGAGGCCGAGACGCGCCG GATGACGGAGGAGGTGGAGGCTTTGGCCAAGGAGCACGAACGATGCAGCAAGGAG CTGCAGCAGGCCTACAGTGAACTTAATCGGCGCATCACTGAGCATGACAAGTGCCAGCGGAAGCAGATGGACAATGCAGAGATCACCCTCCAC GCGATTGCTGATGCGGAGGCGCTGGTGGAGCGACTGCGCGGAGTGGCAGAGGCGGCCGAGGAGAAGCTCTCTTTGGCCCGGCTGAAGCTGCGGGAACAGATGCAGGATG GCGCTGTGGCCGAGTTGCCCGGCCTGAAATGCTCGGTGCAGGAGCTGGACGACGTTCTCTTGAAAGACGTGGGTGGAATCATTGAGGCGGATGGCCG gTGGCCACTGGTCATAGACCCGTCTGGCCAGGCAGCCATTTTTCTGCGGTATCGCGACACCAATTACCTGAACACTGTGAATCCCAGTGACATGACAGTGGAGACCATCCGCCTGGCCCTGTTGGGCTCCCTCCG GTATGGAAAGCCCGTTGTCTTTGACATGATGGAGGTGAACATGTTTGACACAGTGAAGAGGCAGCTGGAGCGCCTGGAGCCGGGGCTGGGCGACGTGGTCCTGAGCCGGAGGATCCTGGAGGATGAACG gTACCTCTCCCTGCGGAGGCCGACAGACAGACCAGAATATGAGGAGACGGAGTTCCAGGCGGCCCGGACAAAGCGGTTCCGGCTCTTCCTGGTCACCAAGCGGCATCATCCACCGGAGGAGCTGCTCCAGCGCTTCCTCCCCGTCCAGGTCATCCTTTCTCGCAGCAGCCG CAAGCGGAGAAGCTTCCGAAGAGCCCCTTTGCTACCGCTGTCCCCCCTGCACCCCTGA
- the IQANK1 gene encoding IQ motif and ankyrin repeat domain-containing protein 1 isoform X4 gives MGAAVPAPRPRPSLPRRMRGVPGGRGGRGVARRRRGGAGLAAAAAERQKKRRRMKGGRGSAKKGAKARPRPPSAEPAPPKAPGGAGPGPGPGPPELSCEARAAITLQCGFRRVLACRERRRRLKERQEYNDLMERLQREAFVALVKHEQAEAEQERKKEEEEKRRQREEQQRRKRMLEAAFEGDVEEMVAVLKEVAELDTRNGVGSDEAGKVLRLRHRLGMVDCTDANGNTPLSEAAGGGHPEAIRMLIENGANPNSRGAFNRTPLYRAAFGGHLAAVELLLQHGADPRLYADDGNTPEQVASLESLVAVLSSWDIGLTDSMLQKMEAERQRRAQQDQQQKEAETRRMTEEVEALAKEHERCSKELQQAYSELNRRITEHDKCQRKQMDNAEITLHAIADAEALVERLRGVAEAAEEKLSLARLKLREQMQDGAVAELPGLKCSVQELDDVLLKDVGGIIEADGRWPLVIDPSGQAAIFLRYRDTNYLNTVNPSDMTVETIRLALLGSLRYGKPVVFDMMEVNMFDTVKRQLERLEPGLGDVVLSRRILEDERYLSLRRPTDRPEYEETEFQAARTKRFRLFLVTKRHHPPEELLQRFLPVQVILSRSSRKRRSFRRAPLLPLSPLHP, from the exons ATGGGCGCTGCAGTCCCCGCTCCGAGGCCCCGCCCCTCTCTCCCTCGGCGCATGCGCGGGGTCCCCGGTGGGCGGGGCGGACGCGGGGTTGCCAGGCGACGGCGTGGAGGGGCGgggctggcggcggcggcggcggagagacagaagaagaggaggaggatgaagggcgGCAGGGGCTCCGCCAAGAAGGGCGCCAAGGCCAGGCCCAGGCCGCCCTCCGCCGAGCCAG CTCCGCCGAAGGCACCAGGAGGAGCCGGCCCCGGCCCCGGCCCCGGCCCCCCAG AGCTCAGTTGCGAGGCCCGGGCAGCCATCACCCTGCAGTGTGGCTTCCGCCGCGTCTTGGCGTGCCGGGAGAGAAGGCGGCGGCTGAAGGAGCGCCAGGAGTACAACGACTTAATGGAGCGCCTGCAGAGAGAG GCCTTTGTGGCTCTGGTGAAGCACGAACAGGCGGAGGCTgagcaggagaggaagaaagaggaggaggagaagcggaGGCAGCGAGAGGAGCAGCAGAGACGGAAGCGGATGCTGGAGGCCGCCTTTGAGGGGGACGTGGAAGAGATGGTGGCCGTCCTGAAAGAG GTGGCTGAGCTGGATACGCGGAATGGTGTGGGATCTGACGAGGCAGGGAAGGTGCTTCGGCTCCGACACCGCCTTGGCATGGTGGACTGCACCGATGCCAACGGCAACACCCCGCTCTCCGAGGCCGCTGGGGGTGGTCACCCCGAAGCTATCCGGATGCTGATTGAGAATGGGGCTAATCCAAACAGCCGG GGTGCCTTTAACCGGACCCCTCTCTACCGGGCCGCATTTGGGGGCCACCTGGCAGCCGTGGAACTCCTCCTCCAGCATGGTGCTGACCCCCGGCTTTACGCTGATGATGGCAACACCCCCGAGCAG GTGGCTTCTTTGGAGAGCTTGGTGGCCGTCCTGAGCTCCTGGGACATTGGCCTGACAGATTCCATGCTCCAGAAGATGGAGGCTGAGCGGCAGCGGAGGGCCCAGCAGGACCAACAGCAGAAGGAGGCCGAGACGCGCCG GATGACGGAGGAGGTGGAGGCTTTGGCCAAGGAGCACGAACGATGCAGCAAGGAG CTGCAGCAGGCCTACAGTGAACTTAATCGGCGCATCACTGAGCATGACAAGTGCCAGCGGAAGCAGATGGACAATGCAGAGATCACCCTCCAC GCGATTGCTGATGCGGAGGCGCTGGTGGAGCGACTGCGCGGAGTGGCAGAGGCGGCCGAGGAGAAGCTCTCTTTGGCCCGGCTGAAGCTGCGGGAACAGATGCAGGATG GCGCTGTGGCCGAGTTGCCCGGCCTGAAATGCTCGGTGCAGGAGCTGGACGACGTTCTCTTGAAAGACGTGGGTGGAATCATTGAGGCGGATGGCCG gTGGCCACTGGTCATAGACCCGTCTGGCCAGGCAGCCATTTTTCTGCGGTATCGCGACACCAATTACCTGAACACTGTGAATCCCAGTGACATGACAGTGGAGACCATCCGCCTGGCCCTGTTGGGCTCCCTCCG GTATGGAAAGCCCGTTGTCTTTGACATGATGGAGGTGAACATGTTTGACACAGTGAAGAGGCAGCTGGAGCGCCTGGAGCCGGGGCTGGGCGACGTGGTCCTGAGCCGGAGGATCCTGGAGGATGAACG gTACCTCTCCCTGCGGAGGCCGACAGACAGACCAGAATATGAGGAGACGGAGTTCCAGGCGGCCCGGACAAAGCGGTTCCGGCTCTTCCTGGTCACCAAGCGGCATCATCCACCGGAGGAGCTGCTCCAGCGCTTCCTCCCCGTCCAGGTCATCCTTTCTCGCAGCAGCCG CAAGCGGAGAAGCTTCCGAAGAGCCCCTTTGCTACCGCTGTCCCCCCTGCACCCCTGA
- the IQANK1 gene encoding IQ motif and ankyrin repeat domain-containing protein 1 isoform X2, whose amino-acid sequence MGAAVPAPRPRPSLPRRMRGVPGGRGGRGVARRRRGGAGLAAAAAERQKKRRRMKGGRGSAKKGAKARPRPPSAEPAPPKAPGGAGPGPGPGPPELSCEARAAITLQCGFRRVLACRERRRRLKERQEYNDLMERLQREAFVALVKHEQAEAEQERKKEEEEKRRQREEQQRRKRMLEAAFEGDVEEMVAVLKEVAELDTRNGVGSDEAGKVLRLRHRLGMVDCTDANGNTPLSEAAGGGHPEAIRMLIENGANPNSRGAFNRTPLYRAAFGGHLAAVELLLQHGADPRLYADDGNTPEQVASLESLVAVLSSWDIGLTDSMLQKMEAERQRRAQQDQQQKEAETRRMTEEVEALAKEHERCSKELQQAYSELNRRITEHDKCQRKQMDNAEITLHAIADAEALVERLRGVAEAAEEKLSLARLKLREQMQDGAVAELPGLKCSVQELDDVLLKDVGGIIEADGRWPLVIDPSGQAAIFLRYRDTNYLNTVNPSDMTVETIRLALLGSLRPLTETFFLLAAWTHLPRYGKPVVFDMMEVNMFDTVKRQLERLEPGLGDVVLSRRILEDERYLSLRRPTDRPEYEETEFQAARTKRFRLFLVTKRHHPPEELLQRFLPVQVILSRSSRKRRSFRRAPLLPLSPLHP is encoded by the exons ATGGGCGCTGCAGTCCCCGCTCCGAGGCCCCGCCCCTCTCTCCCTCGGCGCATGCGCGGGGTCCCCGGTGGGCGGGGCGGACGCGGGGTTGCCAGGCGACGGCGTGGAGGGGCGgggctggcggcggcggcggcggagagacagaagaagaggaggaggatgaagggcgGCAGGGGCTCCGCCAAGAAGGGCGCCAAGGCCAGGCCCAGGCCGCCCTCCGCCGAGCCAG CTCCGCCGAAGGCACCAGGAGGAGCCGGCCCCGGCCCCGGCCCCGGCCCCCCAG AGCTCAGTTGCGAGGCCCGGGCAGCCATCACCCTGCAGTGTGGCTTCCGCCGCGTCTTGGCGTGCCGGGAGAGAAGGCGGCGGCTGAAGGAGCGCCAGGAGTACAACGACTTAATGGAGCGCCTGCAGAGAGAG GCCTTTGTGGCTCTGGTGAAGCACGAACAGGCGGAGGCTgagcaggagaggaagaaagaggaggaggagaagcggaGGCAGCGAGAGGAGCAGCAGAGACGGAAGCGGATGCTGGAGGCCGCCTTTGAGGGGGACGTGGAAGAGATGGTGGCCGTCCTGAAAGAG GTGGCTGAGCTGGATACGCGGAATGGTGTGGGATCTGACGAGGCAGGGAAGGTGCTTCGGCTCCGACACCGCCTTGGCATGGTGGACTGCACCGATGCCAACGGCAACACCCCGCTCTCCGAGGCCGCTGGGGGTGGTCACCCCGAAGCTATCCGGATGCTGATTGAGAATGGGGCTAATCCAAACAGCCGG GGTGCCTTTAACCGGACCCCTCTCTACCGGGCCGCATTTGGGGGCCACCTGGCAGCCGTGGAACTCCTCCTCCAGCATGGTGCTGACCCCCGGCTTTACGCTGATGATGGCAACACCCCCGAGCAG GTGGCTTCTTTGGAGAGCTTGGTGGCCGTCCTGAGCTCCTGGGACATTGGCCTGACAGATTCCATGCTCCAGAAGATGGAGGCTGAGCGGCAGCGGAGGGCCCAGCAGGACCAACAGCAGAAGGAGGCCGAGACGCGCCG GATGACGGAGGAGGTGGAGGCTTTGGCCAAGGAGCACGAACGATGCAGCAAGGAG CTGCAGCAGGCCTACAGTGAACTTAATCGGCGCATCACTGAGCATGACAAGTGCCAGCGGAAGCAGATGGACAATGCAGAGATCACCCTCCAC GCGATTGCTGATGCGGAGGCGCTGGTGGAGCGACTGCGCGGAGTGGCAGAGGCGGCCGAGGAGAAGCTCTCTTTGGCCCGGCTGAAGCTGCGGGAACAGATGCAGGATG GCGCTGTGGCCGAGTTGCCCGGCCTGAAATGCTCGGTGCAGGAGCTGGACGACGTTCTCTTGAAAGACGTGGGTGGAATCATTGAGGCGGATGGCCG gTGGCCACTGGTCATAGACCCGTCTGGCCAGGCAGCCATTTTTCTGCGGTATCGCGACACCAATTACCTGAACACTGTGAATCCCAGTGACATGACAGTGGAGACCATCCGCCTGGCCCTGTTGGGCTCCCTCCG tccACTTACAGAAACATTCTTTCTACTTGCCGCTTGGACCCACCTCCCCAGGTATGGAAAGCCCGTTGTCTTTGACATGATGGAGGTGAACATGTTTGACACAGTGAAGAGGCAGCTGGAGCGCCTGGAGCCGGGGCTGGGCGACGTGGTCCTGAGCCGGAGGATCCTGGAGGATGAACG gTACCTCTCCCTGCGGAGGCCGACAGACAGACCAGAATATGAGGAGACGGAGTTCCAGGCGGCCCGGACAAAGCGGTTCCGGCTCTTCCTGGTCACCAAGCGGCATCATCCACCGGAGGAGCTGCTCCAGCGCTTCCTCCCCGTCCAGGTCATCCTTTCTCGCAGCAGCCG CAAGCGGAGAAGCTTCCGAAGAGCCCCTTTGCTACCGCTGTCCCCCCTGCACCCCTGA